The DNA region CGCGAACGCCTCGGTGACGCTGTAGATCTGCGACTCGGGCAGGCTCCGCTCGCGGCCGCGGCGCCGGACGTCCTGGATCAGCGCGTCGACGTCGCTCGGCACGCGATAGGCGCGCGGCGGAATCGCGACGATCGAGTCGAGCTCGCCCTCTGAACGCTGGGTCGTCGGGTCGAAGCGGCGCAACGACCCGATCGAGTCGAAGTCGAACTCGATCCGCACCGGCCGGTCGAGCTGGGGCGGGAACAGGTCGACGATCCCGCCGCGCGCGCCGACCTCGCCGCGCTCCTCCACCAGGCTCGTGCGCTGGTAGCCGGCCTGCACCAGCACGTCGACGAGCGCGTCGCGGTCGATCGAGAGACCGCGCTCGAGGTGCGTGACCCGGCTGCGCAGCTCCGAGCGCGACGGAACCCGCCGGAGCAGCGCCGACCAGGGCGCGACGACGGTCAGTCCCGTCTCGGGTCCGGCGGAAAGCCACGAGTAGAGCAGGCTCATGCGCCGCGCCTCGATCTCGGGATGGGCCGAGAAGCGGTCGTACGGCGGCACGTCGTAGCGGGGCAGGATCCGGACCTCCGTTTCCGGCGAGAACGCCCGCAGCGCCGCGGCGAACTCCTCCGCCCGCGTCGAGCCGGGCGCGACCACGAGGATCGGGCCGCGGTGCGCCGCGCGGAGCTCGGCCGCGAGCCAGGCGCCGGCCGATCCCCGGATCCGGCCGAGGCGCAGCGGGAGCTGCGGGCTCTGCGCAAGCGTGACCAGCTCCGAGATCTTCAGGGGATGCGTCCAAACGAGGAGCGGCCCGCCACCCGGGATTCTCCCGGGGGATGGCACGCCCAGTTCACGGTGAGCGCCGGAGTATAGGAAAGGGTTGGGCGACGGAGAGGGCCCTGCTACTATGCGCAGCCCTCGTCTTTGGAGCCCCCGCGATGAGCCTCGAACTGATTGGCCGAAAGCTCGGAATGACCCAGATCTTCACCGAGAGCGGCGACCGCGTTCCCGTGACCGTGATCGAGGCCGGCCCCTGCACGGTGGTGCAGAAGAAGACCGGCGACCGCGACGGCTATACCGCCCTGCAGATCGGCTACGGAGCCAAGCGCGCCAAGCTCGTTCCCAAGGCCATGCAGGGCCACTTCGCCAAGGCGAACACCGCGCCCAAGCGCGTGCTCGTCGAGGTGCGGGTAGGCGCGAGCGACCTCGACGGCTACCAGGTCGGCCAGGAGCTGACCTGTGAGGGCTTCAAGGTCGGGCAGCGCGTCGACGTGATCGGCACGACGATCGGGCGCGGCTTCAGCGGCGTGGTCCGGCGGCACGGCTTCCCGACCCGGAGCGTCTCGCACGGCAACCACGAGTCCTTCCGCCACGGAGGCTCGATGTCGGCCGGCACCTTCCCCGGGCGCATCCGTCCCGGCCTGCGGATGGCCGGCCAGATGGGCAACGCGCGCCGGACCCAGCTCAACCTGAAGGTCGAGCGCGTCGAGCCGGAGAAGAATCTGATCTACGTGCGTGGGGCGGTCCCCGGTCACCCCAACGCGTTCGTGCGCATCCGGCCGACGGTCAAGGGCTAGCCGCACGGCTCGCTACGAGCGCAAGGACGGGTTCTACCGCAGGGCGAAGGAAGAGGGCCTGCGCTCGCGGGCCGCGTTCAAGCTCGAGGACCTGCTGCGCCGCGCCCCGCCGCTGCGCCGCGGCGCGCGCGTGCTCGATCTCGGCTGCTGGCCGGGAAGCTGGCTGCAGGTCCTGTCCGAGCGCGTCGGCCCCGAGGGCCGCGTGGTCGGCGTGGATCTGGCGCCCACCGACTTCGTCGCCGCCAACGTCGTGGTGCTCGCGCTCGACATGACGGAGCCCGGGTCGGCGGAGCGGATCGCGAGCGCGCTCGGCGGAAGCGCCGACGCCGTTCTGTGTGACGCCGCGCCAAAGCTCACCGGGATTCGCGACCTCGATCTCGCGGCGATCGAGGAGATCTGGGCGGCGGCGCTCGCGATCGCTCTCGCGACGCTCGCGCCCAGTGGCTTTCTGATCGTGAAGGGCTTCCCGGGCCAGGAGAGCGATCTCTTCCGCAAGCAGCTGCGGTCCGTCTTCGCCCGGGTCGACGAGGTCCGGCCCGAGGGAAAGCGCTCCACCTCGAAGGAATTCTACTGGGTCGCGTCCTCGCGCCGCGATGCCGCTCGCGGGTCCGGAAGCCCCTCGCGGATGCGCTCGGAGAAATCGGGACCCTGACCGGCCGCCTTCGCGCGCGCGTCGATGTTCGAGATCGCGCGCAGCTCCTCGAACGGAAGCGACGTGTCGGTCCGGCCGCTCTCGTACAGGGCCTGGTCGAGGTAGCCGTTCACGAGCAGGCGCCAGCCGAAGCGCGGGCCGTCCGGCTGCAGATGCCGCACGTGGCGCTGGATGCTGGTGGTGCAGTTGTCCGAGAAGGCGTTGTACCACTCGGGCTTCTCGACCAGCTCGTTCATGCTCCGCACGTAATCCAGAAGCAGCAGGCGGGCGTTCTCGGGCGGCGCGGTCAGCCGGTACAGCCAGACGTTCTCGCCGCGAAAGTTCGTGCGCAGCCCGATCAGGTCGCGCTCGTCGGCGGCCACGTAATAGATCGGGTACTGGCGGAAGAAGCCCTCGACCGCGGAGTACTGCTGGCCCTTCACCTTTCGCGTCTCGATCGAGATCGCCAGCCGTTGCCCGTCGGCGAACTGCCAGGACATGATCGTGTGCGCGATCAGCGGCGAACCCCAGTGGGAGAAGAACATGTCGAGCCCGTCGAGCTTCGAGAGGTCGTAGCTGCGGGTCTCCCAGCGCTCCGTGAAATCCGTCTCGCTCCGGTAGCTGAAGTCGCGCACGTTGTGCAGCGTGAGGATCTCACCCTCGACCTCGCCGCGCGCGAGCTGGCCGACGTCGGGCTGCCAGTCGCCCGCGTTCGAGGGCTCGAGCGAGAAGAACCAGACCAGGACGGACGCGAAGATGCCGAGCGCAACGGCCACGGCGCGCCGGAAGGGCCTGAGTCCGATCAGCGTGCCGACCGCGACGAGCGTGCAGAGCAGCGACGCCGAGCGCGCGACCCACCATGGCCCCGGAACGGTGTATGCGAGCGCGAGGCCGCTCCACCCGATCAGCGCGAGAACGGGTAGAGAGGCCAGCGCGCGCGCGATCGCCTTCATGCGAAGGGGATCGTATCAGAACGAGATCGTCGCCTCCGCGAAGATGTAGTCGGCGTCCTCGTCCTGGAAGGCTTCACCGATCATTCCACTGCCGTCCACGTGCGCGTAGTAGACGTTGAGCGCGAGCCACTTCACGGGGGTCACGGTGACCGAGGTGTCGAACATGGTGCCGATGCCCGTCTTGTTGCCCGAAGCGGTGCCCGTGAAGCCGAAGACGGTGTTGTTGGTCGCGCCTCCGCCTCCGTAGAGGAAGTCGTCGCGATCGCTCAAGCGAAGCGAGTGCAGCGTCGCCTGCGCGCTCACCATCGCGTGCGGCTTCAGGATCAGCTGCGCGAACAGGTCGCGGTTGTTCATCATGTTGTAGAAGGGGAACATCGCGTAGAGCCGCGCGGTGGGCAGCATCTGGAAGAAGGTCGAGTGATCGCCGTCGCTCGCATCCGAGTCACCCGAGCCCTGGTCCAAACCGACGCGCAGCCATGGTGCGCTCCAGACATTGGGGAGCTGGTAGCCGGCCTCGATGGCGTAGGCCCACGAGTCCTGGTCCTGGGTCAGCCAGTCGCCGGTCTGGATCGCGCCCCAGATCAGGAAGTCCGCCTTGCCCGGGCCGATCGCGTGCACGTGCGTCGCGTTGGCGCCGATCGTGTAGATCTGGATGTCGCCATGGTCCGCCTGGCGCACCGCCAGCGGCCGGTTGTCGACCGGCACCACCTCGCGCCGATCGCGGTACCAGAGGCCGAAGATGCGCGCGTTCGTGCCCGGCAATGCCTCGAGCGCCTTCAGGCTCGCCGACACGCCCGCGACGCCGACCTCGAGCTCGCGATTGGCGTTGATCTCGTAGCCGCCCCAAGTGGGAGTGAACGCGAAGCCGGTCACGTTCATGGCCGCGTTGTCGAAGGCGACCTGCCCGCCGTCGAAGCTGCGACCCACGTGTGTGTAGTCGAACGGGCCGATCAGTCGCTCGGAAATCCGGCTCTTCTGCAGCCAGAGCAGCGTCGGATCGGTGGCCGGCGCCTCGAGGCCGTCGCGGAAGATCTGCCTTCCCGCCGTGAGCGACAGGCCCTGCGCGCCGAACGGGTTCTTCCAGCGCAACCAAATGTTGCGCAGGATTCCCTTCTCCTGATTCTTCTCCGGCGTGTTCGTGTAGTACGCCCCGCCCGGCCCCGGCCCGTGATCCGGCAAGCTCGTGACCAGCGAGTGTTGGAACTGCGCGAAGAACTCGACCGGATCGCGTGTGACGCGCAGCCCCACCTGCATTCGATTCGCGAAGAATCCGTAGTCGTGATCTCGCGTCGCGGACGCCGGTGCGGTCTCGAACCAGTCGAAGCGCTCGTACCGAATGCGATCAGAGACTTCCAGCCTCACCTTCGAGTCGAAAGGCCCCTCGCGCTCGAGCTGTGCCCATGCGGTGTCGGCGATCAGAATGAGTGCGACGAGCGGGAGTAAGTGTTTCTTCATAGTGACCTGAATCTAGCAGAGCCGTGACTCGCGTTCAGGATGGGAGCCACGAAAAGCTGCGCCGCAAGCTGCCCCGTCCGTCGGCCTCCAGGACTTCTCCGTGCGCGACGACGACGCGCCCGAAGTCCCATTCGAGGATCCGGTCGATCGACGCCCGCATCGCTCGTGCGTCCTTCATCACCG from Deltaproteobacteria bacterium includes:
- the rplC gene encoding 50S ribosomal protein L3, with amino-acid sequence MSLELIGRKLGMTQIFTESGDRVPVTVIEAGPCTVVQKKTGDRDGYTALQIGYGAKRAKLVPKAMQGHFAKANTAPKRVLVEVRVGASDLDGYQVGQELTCEGFKVGQRVDVIGTTIGRGFSGVVRRHGFPTRSVSHGNHESFRHGGSMSAGTFPGRIRPGLRMAGQMGNARRTQLNLKVERVEPEKNLIYVRGAVPGHPNAFVRIRPTVKG
- a CDS encoding DUF4105 domain-containing protein, translating into MKAIARALASLPVLALIGWSGLALAYTVPGPWWVARSASLLCTLVAVGTLIGLRPFRRAVAVALGIFASVLVWFFSLEPSNAGDWQPDVGQLARGEVEGEILTLHNVRDFSYRSETDFTERWETRSYDLSKLDGLDMFFSHWGSPLIAHTIMSWQFADGQRLAISIETRKVKGQQYSAVEGFFRQYPIYYVAADERDLIGLRTNFRGENVWLYRLTAPPENARLLLLDYVRSMNELVEKPEWYNAFSDNCTTSIQRHVRHLQPDGPRFGWRLLVNGYLDQALYESGRTDTSLPFEELRAISNIDARAKAAGQGPDFSERIREGLPDPRAASRREDATQ
- a CDS encoding RlmE family RNA methyltransferase encodes the protein MGRSPVTPTRSCASGRRSRASRTARYERKDGFYRRAKEEGLRSRAAFKLEDLLRRAPPLRRGARVLDLGCWPGSWLQVLSERVGPEGRVVGVDLAPTDFVAANVVVLALDMTEPGSAERIASALGGSADAVLCDAAPKLTGIRDLDLAAIEEIWAAALAIALATLAPSGFLIVKGFPGQESDLFRKQLRSVFARVDEVRPEGKRSTSKEFYWVASSRRDAARGSGSPSRMRSEKSGP